A DNA window from Rossellomorea marisflavi contains the following coding sequences:
- a CDS encoding serine O-acetyltransferase codes for MKKAKDVDRMFHLIKSDYRAYGLSPKGLIISFFNASTFWLVVMYRIGHALHVKRVPLIPRILRSAGIIFYGAEISYGAEIGPGFRIAHSVGVVIGTKVKAGANLEVFQNVTIGGRDQERNGQIKPIIGDNVTIFTGAVVAGPVIIGDNVSVGANSVVTKDIQPDVIVAGAPARPVGKVEVAHSLRSMSV; via the coding sequence ATGAAAAAGGCGAAGGATGTGGACCGCATGTTCCATTTGATCAAATCAGACTACAGGGCATATGGGTTATCCCCGAAAGGATTGATCATCAGCTTCTTCAATGCTTCGACCTTCTGGCTTGTCGTGATGTACCGGATCGGGCACGCCCTTCATGTAAAGCGGGTGCCGCTCATTCCCAGGATCCTCCGGTCGGCAGGTATCATCTTCTATGGTGCCGAGATTTCCTACGGTGCCGAAATCGGTCCCGGCTTCCGGATTGCCCACTCGGTTGGGGTGGTGATCGGAACGAAAGTGAAGGCCGGGGCAAACCTGGAGGTGTTCCAAAATGTCACGATCGGGGGCAGGGACCAGGAGCGGAATGGTCAAATAAAGCCGATCATCGGTGATAATGTGACCATCTTCACGGGGGCCGTCGTTGCCGGTCCCGTCATCATCGGGGATAATGTGTCAGTCGGGGCGAATTCAGTCGTGACGAAGGATATCCAGCCGGATGTGATCGTTGCGGGAGCGCCTGCCAGGCCGGTGGGGAAGGTAGAGGTGGCGCATTCTTTGAGGAGTATGAGCGTATAG
- a CDS encoding sigma-70 family RNA polymerase sigma factor, protein MEPFELVHEQYSQMIHKIIHTLRIYKNHHDYYQTGLIALWEAYMKFEPSKGTFTSFAYSYIRGRILSELKREVQVEERGVALEEGATEAGGDDLDTLSVEILLSYCENLTANQKKWVIAHSLHMLSISEIADIEGVSPEAVKKWRKGAKERIRQAIFNQTFV, encoded by the coding sequence ATGGAACCATTTGAACTCGTCCATGAACAATACAGCCAGATGATCCACAAAATCATCCACACCCTGCGCATCTACAAAAATCATCATGACTATTACCAGACCGGCTTGATCGCCCTCTGGGAGGCATATATGAAATTTGAACCATCTAAAGGAACGTTCACGTCCTTCGCTTATTCGTATATCAGGGGACGGATTCTGTCTGAGCTGAAGAGGGAAGTACAGGTAGAAGAGCGTGGGGTCGCACTGGAGGAGGGAGCCACGGAAGCAGGCGGTGACGATTTGGACACCCTATCGGTGGAAATCCTCCTCTCCTACTGCGAGAACCTTACGGCCAATCAGAAGAAATGGGTCATCGCTCACTCCCTTCATATGCTGTCGATCAGCGAAATCGCCGACATAGAAGGTGTGTCACCCGAAGCTGTGAAGAAGTGGCGAAAGGGGGCAAAGGAAAGGATCCGGCAGGCCATTTTTAATCAAACGTTTGTTTAA
- a CDS encoding CaiB/BaiF CoA transferase family protein, translating to MEEQKLPLEDLRVVELGTLLAGPFSGRMLADFGAEVIKVEPPGKSDPMRNWGKSKDGIGLWWPIQSRNKKSITLNLREEKGQEILKELVKETDIIIENFRPGTMEKWNLSYEELSAINPRLIMVRTSGFGQTGPYKNRAGFGSVGEAMGGLRNVTGFEDRPPSRIGVSVGDTLAALFATIGCLVAVHERNHSGKGQVVDTALYESVFSIMESLIPDYLLAGYVRERMGNILPGVAPSNIYFTKDRTYIVIGANSDGVFSRLCEAMGNPGLAEDERFSTHYARGENMKLIDSIIEEWTKSLDAQEALEILAEKGVPSGLIYTAKEILEDPHYKEREMILKVDHPDLGEFPMPGIVPKLSRTPGRVKEAGAEKMGKHNMEIYSGMLGMKEEEMETLKKENII from the coding sequence GTGGAGGAACAAAAGCTTCCATTGGAGGACTTGCGAGTGGTGGAACTGGGGACCTTGCTGGCCGGACCTTTCAGCGGCAGGATGCTGGCTGATTTCGGAGCTGAAGTGATCAAGGTGGAGCCTCCGGGCAAATCGGATCCCATGAGAAATTGGGGGAAGTCCAAAGACGGGATCGGTCTATGGTGGCCGATTCAATCGAGGAATAAGAAGTCGATCACGCTCAATCTCAGAGAAGAGAAAGGACAGGAAATCTTAAAGGAGCTTGTGAAAGAAACAGATATCATCATTGAAAACTTCCGACCTGGAACGATGGAAAAGTGGAATCTATCATATGAGGAACTCTCTGCCATCAACCCCCGCCTCATCATGGTACGGACATCAGGTTTCGGTCAAACGGGCCCATATAAAAATCGTGCGGGTTTTGGAAGTGTCGGAGAGGCCATGGGTGGGCTGAGGAATGTGACAGGATTTGAGGATCGTCCTCCCTCCCGCATAGGAGTATCGGTAGGAGATACGCTGGCCGCTCTCTTTGCCACGATCGGTTGTTTGGTGGCGGTACATGAGAGAAATCATTCGGGTAAAGGTCAGGTGGTGGATACGGCCCTGTATGAATCGGTTTTCTCCATTATGGAAAGTCTGATTCCCGATTATCTCCTTGCCGGGTATGTAAGGGAACGGATGGGGAATATCCTGCCGGGAGTAGCCCCGTCCAATATCTATTTCACAAAAGATCGCACCTATATCGTGATAGGGGCAAACTCTGATGGGGTATTTTCGCGCTTGTGTGAGGCAATGGGGAACCCTGGCCTTGCAGAGGATGAGCGGTTTTCCACTCATTATGCCCGGGGTGAAAATATGAAGCTCATTGATTCCATCATAGAGGAATGGACAAAATCCTTGGATGCACAAGAGGCACTGGAGATCCTTGCTGAGAAAGGAGTGCCTTCGGGGTTGATTTACACGGCAAAGGAAATCCTGGAGGATCCTCATTATAAGGAGAGGGAGATGATTCTCAAGGTTGACCATCCTGATCTGGGTGAATTCCCCATGCCTGGAATCGTTCCAAAGCTCAGTCGAACACCTGGAAGGGTCAAAGAAGCCGGGGCAGAGAAAATGGGCAAGCATAATATGGAAATCTATTCAGGCATGTTAGGGATGAAGGAAGAGGAAATGGAAACGCTCAAAAAAGAGAATATCATCTGA
- a CDS encoding BglG family transcription antiterminator, with product MNTRFKRILKELMAVDGLVTGSHLAGVSRVSSRTVREDVKQLNDCLEGHGAVIRAVRGRGYTLEVKEESVFKTFLQQLLEVGTDKPVAPEQRVGYLVRRFLQTDGYLKIQDLADEIHVSFSTLQNDLKDVKDILSRYDLLLVKKPNYGLKVEGEEVNVRFCLAEYVIDRTTPVRRQIQTLPDLHDEERLALIWTVVEKYVDRHGLQMSDIAMNNLVIHIAIACKRMMSGNLISAITLQMEEILKEKEYTIAEKMVEELNEVLEVRFPQVEIAYIALHLLGTRLVTEQRLEVEYLQDAKGEGYATLVDDILLAVEREWKIRLTEDEELRAALLIHLKPAINRFRYGMNIRNPLLDDIKKNYPVAFEAGVVAGRIIDENMEVQIDENEIGYLALHLGAAIERQNLAGSGPKRVIIVCASGAGSARMIKYKLQSKFRHEMDVVATTEYYHLKNHNLEEIDFIISSIPLEEDLPVPVIHVRTILSGEDYARIQSHLDLQPHSHLAYLRRDCLWVNEHYSTKEEVLSGLTDKLVKKGLVDPTFFDSVMRREEIASTSFGPLLAVPHPISPQWDETFLAICSLEKPVVWNGEPVQLVCILNVKKESTEDLQMVYAFLTGLVENQELVQKCLRSRSVSELWEILTGV from the coding sequence ATGAATACGCGATTCAAACGGATTTTAAAAGAATTGATGGCGGTTGACGGCCTGGTGACGGGCAGTCATCTGGCCGGTGTGTCCCGGGTTTCCTCCCGGACGGTCCGGGAAGATGTGAAGCAATTGAATGATTGCCTGGAGGGACACGGTGCCGTCATCAGGGCGGTCCGTGGAAGGGGCTATACCCTTGAGGTCAAGGAGGAATCCGTCTTTAAGACCTTCCTGCAGCAACTTCTTGAGGTCGGGACTGATAAGCCGGTTGCTCCTGAGCAGCGCGTAGGCTATCTTGTCAGACGCTTCCTTCAGACAGATGGCTACTTGAAGATCCAGGACCTCGCCGATGAGATCCACGTGAGCTTTTCCACGCTGCAGAATGATTTGAAGGATGTTAAGGATATCCTCAGCCGCTATGACCTGCTGCTGGTCAAAAAGCCGAATTACGGCCTGAAGGTGGAAGGCGAGGAAGTGAACGTCCGGTTCTGCCTTGCCGAATACGTCATCGATCGTACCACGCCGGTCCGCAGGCAGATCCAGACCCTTCCCGATCTGCATGATGAGGAGCGTCTGGCTTTGATCTGGACGGTGGTGGAAAAGTATGTGGATCGCCACGGACTTCAGATGTCCGATATTGCTATGAACAACCTGGTTATCCACATTGCGATTGCCTGTAAGCGGATGATGTCGGGGAATCTCATATCCGCCATCACCCTCCAGATGGAGGAGATCCTTAAGGAAAAAGAGTACACCATCGCAGAGAAGATGGTGGAGGAGCTCAATGAAGTGCTGGAGGTGCGTTTTCCGCAGGTTGAGATCGCCTATATTGCCCTTCATTTATTGGGTACGCGCCTTGTGACGGAGCAGCGGCTTGAAGTCGAGTATCTGCAAGATGCAAAAGGTGAGGGGTATGCCACGCTCGTTGATGATATCCTTCTCGCAGTCGAGCGTGAATGGAAGATCCGCCTGACGGAAGATGAAGAACTGCGCGCAGCCCTCCTCATCCATCTGAAGCCAGCCATCAACCGATTCCGCTACGGCATGAATATCCGCAATCCCCTATTGGACGATATCAAGAAGAACTATCCCGTTGCATTCGAAGCAGGGGTCGTCGCCGGCAGGATCATCGATGAAAACATGGAGGTGCAGATCGATGAAAACGAGATCGGTTACTTGGCTCTGCACCTGGGAGCGGCCATCGAACGGCAAAATCTAGCCGGATCAGGGCCAAAGCGCGTCATCATCGTTTGTGCATCCGGTGCAGGAAGCGCCCGTATGATCAAGTATAAGCTTCAATCGAAATTCCGCCATGAAATGGACGTAGTGGCCACCACCGAATACTACCATCTGAAGAACCACAACTTGGAGGAAATCGACTTCATCATTTCCTCCATTCCCCTGGAAGAAGACCTCCCCGTGCCCGTCATACATGTAAGAACCATCTTATCAGGAGAAGACTATGCCAGGATCCAGTCTCATCTGGATCTCCAGCCGCATTCACACCTGGCCTATTTGAGGAGGGATTGCCTGTGGGTAAATGAACACTATTCCACAAAGGAAGAAGTACTCTCCGGACTGACAGATAAACTGGTGAAAAAAGGGCTCGTCGACCCTACCTTTTTTGACAGCGTAATGCGACGGGAAGAGATTGCCTCCACCTCTTTCGGCCCTCTTTTGGCCGTTCCCCATCCGATTTCTCCACAGTGGGATGAGACCTTTCTCGCCATCTGTTCCCTTGAAAAGCCGGTAGTATGGAATGGTGAGCCTGTGCAGCTCGTCTGTATCCTGAATGTAAAAAAGGAAAGTACCGAAGACCTGCAAATGGTCTATGCCTTTTTAACCGGTTTGGTGGAGAACCAGGAGCTGGTTCAAAAATGTCTCAGGTCACGGTCTGTAAGCGAGCTGTGGGAGATCCTGACCGGCGTCTGA
- a CDS encoding SGNH/GDSL hydrolase family protein — MRIGLVVLGLLTSSVVIGGKYHWEGEVKEVQASAYASHQDVLAGERAEAEEKAEKERHRMQILDRINGLPRDVQPLFREKAAQGKPVRMMIAGSSSTSDEAGAWPDTVKEALTKEYGEELLSVSIHEVGRKTSREVVKDGLHLPLAKEKPDLLLLEPFLLADNSRIDMKERLKNLTAILDAFKKENPDIKILLQPSNPIPDAHYYPMEEKKLREYAKDHHYPYIDHWKAWKDVESQVTKKELPNKDGNAVWASFMVDYFVDKSH, encoded by the coding sequence ATGAGAATCGGATTGGTTGTATTGGGACTATTGACCTCCTCGGTGGTGATCGGAGGCAAGTATCACTGGGAAGGGGAGGTGAAGGAAGTGCAGGCGTCGGCTTATGCCTCGCACCAGGATGTGCTGGCAGGAGAACGTGCAGAAGCGGAGGAGAAAGCAGAAAAGGAAAGGCATCGGATGCAGATATTGGACAGGATCAATGGGTTACCACGTGATGTTCAGCCGCTCTTCAGGGAAAAAGCGGCCCAAGGAAAGCCTGTACGCATGATGATTGCCGGGTCATCCTCGACATCGGATGAAGCAGGAGCCTGGCCGGATACGGTGAAAGAGGCCTTGACGAAAGAATACGGAGAAGAGCTCCTCTCCGTCTCCATCCATGAAGTCGGAAGAAAGACATCCAGAGAGGTGGTGAAGGATGGACTTCATCTTCCACTGGCGAAAGAAAAGCCGGATCTACTTCTTTTGGAACCGTTTCTTCTTGCGGATAATAGTCGCATCGATATGAAGGAAAGGCTGAAGAATCTTACTGCCATCCTGGATGCGTTCAAGAAAGAGAATCCTGATATCAAGATTCTTCTACAGCCTTCCAACCCCATCCCCGATGCTCACTATTACCCAATGGAAGAGAAGAAGCTGAGAGAGTATGCCAAGGATCATCACTATCCATACATAGATCATTGGAAGGCTTGGAAGGATGTCGAGTCTCAGGTGACAAAGAAGGAGCTGCCGAATAAGGATGGGAATGCAGTATGGGCGTCCTTCATGGTGGATTATTTTGTGGATAAGTCCCATTGA
- a CDS encoding GntR family transcriptional regulator encodes MDAYKYIKGAIIDGRYTPGMRLGEEFLAKELNLSRTPIREAIRHLEADGLVVPLKRGVSVRNFTNEDIRQIYDLRTLLEGYAASQAAIHRTEEDLVKMESANIQYEKVIQDYGESDLVRVKEIVDVNQQFHEVIIHAANNAHLHFHLSKVVVVPIVYRSFYWYDDNQLKRSLEIHKIILQAIQNKEPERARIAMHEHIYQGRDHVLKHLDKIKSAKQ; translated from the coding sequence ATGGATGCATACAAATATATTAAAGGCGCAATCATTGACGGTCGTTATACCCCGGGTATGCGATTGGGAGAAGAATTCCTTGCCAAGGAACTGAATCTTAGCAGAACACCGATCAGGGAAGCCATCCGGCACCTTGAAGCAGACGGGTTGGTTGTCCCCCTGAAACGGGGCGTGAGTGTCCGAAACTTCACTAATGAAGACATCCGGCAGATCTATGACCTCAGGACTCTCCTCGAGGGGTATGCTGCAAGCCAGGCAGCCATCCATCGGACAGAAGAGGATTTAGTCAAAATGGAGAGCGCGAACATTCAATATGAAAAGGTCATTCAAGATTATGGGGAATCCGACCTGGTCAGGGTCAAGGAAATCGTTGATGTGAACCAGCAGTTTCATGAAGTGATCATCCACGCAGCGAACAACGCCCATCTGCATTTTCATCTGTCGAAAGTTGTTGTCGTCCCTATCGTTTATAGATCATTCTATTGGTATGATGACAATCAATTAAAACGATCATTGGAAATCCACAAAATCATTCTGCAGGCCATACAGAATAAAGAGCCTGAAAGGGCCAGAATCGCCATGCACGAACACATCTACCAGGGACGGGATCATGTCTTGAAGCATTTGGATAAGATAAAAAGCGCCAAACAGTAA
- a CDS encoding hydroxymethylglutaryl-CoA lyase: MIEICEVGPRDGLQNEPKILSIAEKAELITRLIESGVRYFEAVSFVNPTVVPQMADAEEVLNALPKGDGVTYAGLILSRSGLTRALTTDVDCLHVVTTTSDSFNLKNVKRTVAQSVTELEDVIREGSAASKDVLGVLGTAFGCPFEGKVESSTVLHVAERFLHAGCTGITLADTTGMANPQQVHDLVKMFHREFGEDMKLGLHFHNTRGLGLANTLAGYQAGVRRFDSSISGLGGCPFAPKAVGNVCTEDMVNMFHQMGIDTGTDLSTLLQTSSWTETIMGRPLDGMLLKAGTA, encoded by the coding sequence ATGATAGAAATCTGTGAAGTAGGTCCACGTGACGGGCTCCAGAATGAGCCTAAAATCCTCAGCATTGCGGAAAAAGCCGAGCTGATTACACGTCTGATTGAATCTGGTGTTCGTTATTTCGAAGCTGTTTCGTTCGTCAACCCTACCGTCGTCCCTCAAATGGCAGATGCAGAAGAGGTGCTCAACGCACTCCCCAAAGGCGACGGGGTCACATACGCAGGACTCATCCTGAGTCGCTCGGGCCTGACAAGGGCCCTTACGACGGATGTCGACTGTCTCCATGTCGTCACGACTACAAGCGACAGCTTCAATCTCAAGAATGTCAAACGGACGGTCGCCCAATCGGTTACCGAGCTTGAGGACGTCATCCGTGAAGGCTCCGCTGCCTCCAAGGACGTGCTCGGTGTCCTCGGCACCGCTTTCGGATGCCCTTTCGAAGGCAAGGTGGAATCCAGCACTGTCCTTCATGTGGCTGAACGTTTCCTTCATGCAGGATGTACAGGGATCACCCTGGCCGATACAACAGGCATGGCGAATCCCCAGCAGGTCCATGATCTGGTGAAGATGTTCCACAGGGAGTTTGGAGAAGACATGAAACTCGGCCTCCACTTCCATAACACCCGCGGGCTGGGACTTGCCAATACGTTGGCTGGCTACCAGGCTGGGGTCCGCCGCTTTGATTCTTCGATTTCCGGCCTCGGAGGCTGTCCATTTGCCCCTAAGGCAGTCGGTAACGTGTGCACAGAAGATATGGTCAATATGTTTCATCAGATGGGGATTGATACTGGAACCGATCTCTCGACATTATTGCAGACATCATCCTGGACAGAAACCATCATGGGAAGACCTCTTGATGGAATGCTGCTGAAAGCTGGAACGGCTTGA
- a CDS encoding cation:dicarboxylate symporter family transporter, whose translation MKKIRFGLATQIFVGLILGILVGVIWFNDPRVATYLQPLGDLFLRLIKMIVIPIVISTLIVGVAGTGNGKAFGRLGAKTIIYFEVITTVAIILGIILANVFHPGSHVNLGSVEKTDIQSYVDTSEDQKDKTIAETFLHIVPTNFFQSIAEGDMLAIIFFSVLFGLGVAAIGERGKPVVQFFDAVSHAMFHVVNMVMKVAPLGVFALIGVTVSKFGIDSLVSLGKLVGLVYAALIFFLIVVLGLVAKWAGVNIFTLLKYLKDELLLAFSTSSSETVLPRVMEKLEKMGCPKAIVSFVVPIGYTFNLDGSVLYQAIAALFLAQVYGIDLSIMQQITLILVLMVTSKGMAAVPGTSFVVLLATLGTIGVPAEGLAFIAGVDRIMDMARTVVNLTGNTLAAIVMSKSEGQYDADHGNEVMKAG comes from the coding sequence ATGAAAAAAATTCGTTTCGGTTTAGCCACCCAGATCTTCGTCGGGTTGATCCTGGGTATCCTTGTCGGGGTCATCTGGTTTAATGACCCGCGTGTTGCTACGTATCTCCAGCCGTTGGGAGACCTTTTCCTTCGTTTGATTAAAATGATCGTCATTCCGATCGTCATCTCCACTCTCATCGTCGGTGTGGCAGGTACCGGGAACGGAAAGGCTTTCGGCCGTCTTGGGGCAAAGACGATCATCTACTTCGAGGTCATCACGACCGTCGCCATCATCCTCGGGATCATCCTGGCGAACGTGTTCCATCCTGGAAGTCACGTCAACCTAGGATCTGTTGAGAAGACAGACATCCAATCCTACGTGGATACATCAGAAGACCAGAAAGACAAAACCATCGCAGAAACCTTCCTGCATATCGTTCCGACAAACTTCTTCCAATCCATCGCGGAAGGGGACATGCTGGCCATCATCTTCTTCTCCGTGCTATTCGGACTTGGAGTAGCAGCCATCGGGGAACGGGGGAAACCGGTCGTTCAATTCTTTGACGCCGTTTCCCATGCCATGTTCCACGTCGTCAACATGGTCATGAAGGTCGCACCACTCGGCGTATTCGCCCTGATCGGGGTAACCGTATCTAAATTCGGGATCGATTCCCTGGTGTCACTCGGCAAGCTTGTCGGCCTCGTCTATGCGGCCTTGATCTTCTTCCTGATCGTCGTATTGGGACTGGTGGCCAAATGGGCCGGAGTGAACATCTTCACTCTACTTAAATACTTGAAGGATGAGCTTCTACTCGCCTTCAGTACATCGAGCTCCGAGACCGTACTTCCACGCGTCATGGAGAAGCTTGAAAAGATGGGTTGCCCGAAGGCCATCGTATCCTTCGTCGTACCGATCGGGTACACCTTCAACCTTGATGGATCGGTCCTGTATCAGGCCATCGCCGCCCTGTTCCTCGCGCAGGTCTACGGCATCGACCTTTCCATCATGCAACAGATCACCCTCATCCTTGTCCTTATGGTGACATCGAAAGGGATGGCTGCTGTACCTGGTACATCCTTCGTCGTCCTCCTTGCCACCCTTGGTACCATCGGGGTACCGGCAGAAGGCCTTGCCTTCATCGCAGGGGTCGACAGGATCATGGATATGGCCCGTACCGTCGTCAACTTAACAGGTAACACACTTGCCGCTATCGTCATGTCCAAATCAGAAGGACAGTATGACGCAGATCATGGAAATGAAGTCATGAAGGCTGGTTAG
- a CDS encoding PTS lactose/cellobiose transporter subunit IIA, whose amino-acid sequence MEQQQADLTEISFQIILYAGNGKSFAMEAIQEAKRKDFKRADELIVQAGEELAKAHEYQTKLIQQEAMGQSNPLNVLLIHSQDHLMTSMTVRDLAVEIIEIYRYKEWDK is encoded by the coding sequence ATGGAACAGCAGCAAGCAGATCTTACGGAAATATCCTTTCAAATCATCCTCTATGCAGGAAACGGAAAGTCATTTGCCATGGAAGCCATACAGGAAGCGAAGCGGAAAGATTTCAAGCGTGCAGATGAACTGATCGTCCAGGCTGGGGAGGAACTGGCGAAAGCCCATGAGTACCAAACAAAGCTCATCCAGCAGGAAGCCATGGGGCAGAGCAATCCGCTCAATGTGCTGCTCATCCATTCGCAGGATCATCTCATGACCTCGATGACCGTCAGGGATCTGGCTGTAGAAATCATTGAAATCTACCGATACAAGGAGTGGGATAAATGA
- a CDS encoding glycoside hydrolase family 1 protein, translating into MKREFPEGFWWGSATSSTQLEGAASEGGKGKNIWDHWYEIEPGRFFDGVGPEQTSGFYHRYRDDIALMKEIGHNTYRFSISWSRLIPGGEGPVNEEAATFYGNVIDELLRHGIEPFVTLYHFDMPKEMQDQGGFENRRVAEAFARYANICFERYGDRVKKWFTFNEPIVPVEGGYLYDFHYPNIVDGKKASQVAYHTMIASALAISEYRKVGDGKIGIILNLTPSYPRSEHPADVKASRIADLFFNRSFLDPSVLGEYPQELIDLLADHDHLPAVLEGDRELLKQNTIDLLGVNYYQPRRVKAKEYLPNPEAPFMPEWFFDHYEMPGRKMNPYRGWEIYEKGIYDIMMNLKENYGNIESFVSENGMGVQDEGRFEKEGMIHDDYRIDFIRGHLEWLHTAIQEGCQAKGYHLWTFMDNWSWMNAYKNRYGFYQVDLDTMERKPKKSAHWFREVSMQNGF; encoded by the coding sequence ATGAAAAGGGAATTTCCAGAGGGCTTTTGGTGGGGAAGCGCGACGTCCTCCACCCAGCTCGAAGGGGCCGCATCTGAAGGCGGCAAAGGAAAGAATATATGGGATCATTGGTATGAAATCGAACCCGGTCGTTTCTTTGACGGTGTGGGCCCGGAGCAAACGTCGGGCTTCTATCATCGCTATCGTGACGATATTGCATTAATGAAGGAGATCGGTCACAATACGTATCGATTCTCGATCTCATGGTCACGCCTTATCCCAGGGGGAGAAGGCCCGGTGAACGAAGAGGCGGCCACCTTTTATGGGAATGTCATCGATGAGCTCCTGAGGCATGGCATCGAGCCGTTCGTCACACTGTATCACTTCGATATGCCGAAGGAGATGCAGGATCAAGGGGGCTTTGAGAACCGCCGTGTCGCCGAGGCGTTTGCACGCTACGCAAACATCTGCTTTGAGCGGTATGGTGATCGGGTGAAGAAGTGGTTCACATTCAACGAGCCCATTGTTCCTGTTGAGGGCGGCTACCTGTATGATTTCCACTATCCCAATATCGTGGATGGGAAGAAGGCTTCTCAGGTGGCGTATCACACGATGATTGCAAGCGCACTGGCGATCTCGGAATATAGGAAAGTAGGAGACGGCAAGATCGGGATCATCCTCAACCTGACGCCTTCTTATCCGAGGAGTGAGCACCCTGCTGACGTCAAGGCGTCCAGGATAGCGGATCTTTTCTTCAACCGAAGCTTCCTTGATCCATCGGTTCTCGGGGAATATCCACAGGAACTGATCGATCTTCTTGCTGACCATGATCATCTTCCGGCTGTACTTGAAGGAGACCGGGAGCTTCTGAAGCAGAACACCATCGATCTCCTTGGGGTGAATTACTATCAGCCGAGGAGGGTCAAGGCGAAAGAGTATTTGCCGAATCCGGAGGCACCGTTCATGCCTGAATGGTTCTTCGATCACTATGAGATGCCGGGCAGGAAGATGAATCCGTATCGTGGGTGGGAAATCTACGAAAAAGGCATCTACGATATCATGATGAATCTGAAAGAAAACTACGGGAATATCGAGTCGTTCGTTTCCGAGAACGGGATGGGTGTCCAGGATGAGGGGCGCTTCGAGAAAGAAGGCATGATCCATGACGATTACCGGATCGACTTCATCCGGGGCCATCTCGAGTGGCTCCATACGGCCATTCAAGAAGGATGTCAGGCGAAGGGGTATCATCTGTGGACGTTCATGGACAACTGGTCCTGGATGAACGCGTATAAAAATCGTTATGGATTCTATCAGGTGGATCTCGATACAATGGAGAGGAAGCCGAAGAAGAGTGCCCATTGGTTCAGGGAAGTATCGATGCAAAATGGATTCTGA